One Candidatus Manganitrophaceae bacterium genomic window, GGCTGACTCAGATCACTACCGATGACAACGCCAGACCCGATTGGATTGTCATGAGACCAGACATAGGTTAAGGCACCTGGCCCAATGGAATTCCCGCCATTGAGTTCAACGAGAATGCCCCCCGTCAAGATATTATAGCCTCTGGAAATGACCGCGTGCACGCCATCAATCGGCAATCCTCTCGTTTCTAGCGTATCGACCGAAACCTTTGATTCCGCACTTCTTCCATGACTGGAATCAAATACAACTCTTTCTTTTTTGGCGGGATGGGCTTCTTTAAGGCGATAAATATGCGAAAGAACCACACCGCCGTCCAGGAAGATATTCGTTCTCTGAAAAGAGAAAACATTCAACTCTCTCAGCGCATCGAGGGATTGAAGAATGACCCTCTTTATATCGAACGTCTCGCTCGGGACCGCCTCGGTCTCGTCAAAGAGGGGGAACTGGTCTATGAGTTCTTCCCCGAAAGCAAACCCTGATGATAACGATCCAGCACACCCCTATTTTTCTCCATGGCGGCGTTTCTATGGTGCTCGAATCCTCAGGTATGGACACATACGTTACGGTTCTGTGCTCCTCGCGCCTTGCCCTGAAGCTTAATACAGGCATGTTGAAATCATTATCCATGACATTCTGAGATAAGGAACACTGACCTTATCCTTCCGATCCGGTTTTATCGCAATGAGGTGGTCTGGGTTTAGTGGACACATTTCTTAGAGTGGATTATGTTCATTCAGGAGGTGTTCAATGAGAAAAAAGGGAAGACGGTTTCATACAAAAGCATTCAAAGAAGAGGCAGTAAAGCTGATCAAAGAGCAAGGGTACCCGATATCAGAGGCTGCGAGAAACTTGGGGGTGAGCGCAAGTGTTCTTGGGCGATGGAAGAGAGAATTCGAAGCAAGCCAAGGAGATCAATCTGATCCGGGGAATCTGGCCAGTCTGAAAGCAGAATTAAAGCGCCTGCGGAAGAAAAATAAACGATTGGAAATGGAGCGTGAAATCTTAAAAAAAGCGGCCACCTTCTTTGCGAGAGAATCAGGATGAGGTATCAATTTGTTGATATTGAGGAGAAGGTATATCCGATCATCTTGATTTTTGATGTGATGCGAGTGAGTAGAAGTGGATATTATTCCTGGCGTTCAAGAGCAAAATTAGCCCGAGAGCGAGAGGATGAGCAGCTTATTCCAATGGTCAAAGAGGCGGCCAGAGTATCTGGAAGGACTTATGGTTCACGCCGTATCCGAGAAGAATTAAAAGAAAATGGACACCTCTGTGGGGCCACAAAGCACGCAGGCTGATGGAGTTGGCCGGAGCCACTGCCCGAAGAAGAAAGAAGTTCAAGGTGACAACGGATGGCCATCTGGCATTGCCGTCCGAAGGCGGGTCTGATCTTTCATTCAGATCGAGGCAGCCAATATTGTAGCCATAATTTTCTAAATCTACTGAAAACTCACAAGATGCTCAGCAGCATGAGCCGGAAAGGGAACTGCTGGGACAACACCGTAGCAGAAAGCTTCTTCGGGAGTTTGAAAACTGAGCGAGTGTATTTTTCAAAATACAACACTCGAGAAGAAGCAAGAAGAGATGTTGTTGATTACATCAAAATGTTCTATAACAGCAAACGATGGCACTCGACTCTCGGTTATTTGAGTCCAAGGGAATTTGAGGA contains:
- a CDS encoding septum formation initiator family protein — its product is MTGIKYNSFFFGGMGFFKAINMRKNHTAVQEDIRSLKRENIQLSQRIEGLKNDPLYIERLARDRLGLVKEGELVYEFFPESKP
- a CDS encoding transposase, encoding MRKKGRRFHTKAFKEEAVKLIKEQGYPISEAARNLGVSASVLGRWKREFEASQGDQSDPGNLASLKAELKRLRKKNKRLEMEREILKKAATFFARESG